Proteins encoded within one genomic window of Terriglobus sp. TAA 43:
- a CDS encoding sigma-54 dependent transcriptional regulator codes for MTHILVVDDEAEIRESLETILREEGYVVTSSGTAKESLELIRDVEYDVVLLDIWLPDGDGLEVLARIRELALAAPPEVVIISGHGTIESAVRATKLGAYDFLEKPLSLDRTLLVLKNATEARRLRRDNSEFQQQLAQKAYLTGESIPMKALRQQIRLMAPTNGRVLIYGESGSGKERIARTMHAESLRADRPFIELNCAAIPEDFIESELFGYRHGVTPGGPPEKRGTFERADGGTLFLDEVGDMSLKTQAKVLRTLDEQRFYPVGASQPVHVDVRVIAATNKDLEDEIVKGNFREDLFYRLNVIPFYVPPLRDRMEDIPSLVQEFLSEFGREYGRPRIEISPDAIAALKQYAWPGNVRELRNVVERVLILNPKAIRIERKHLPALLSREGTAKSRVEDFGTLLQAREAYERDYILKKLEECHGNISRAAEALGLERSHLYRKMKALGVTMKEA; via the coding sequence ATGACCCACATCCTTGTTGTTGATGATGAAGCGGAGATCCGCGAATCGCTCGAGACCATCCTGCGCGAGGAAGGCTACGTCGTCACTTCCAGCGGTACTGCCAAGGAATCGCTGGAACTGATCCGCGACGTGGAGTATGACGTGGTGTTGCTGGATATCTGGCTACCCGACGGCGATGGTTTGGAGGTGCTGGCGCGTATCCGCGAACTTGCACTCGCCGCGCCGCCGGAAGTGGTCATCATCTCCGGTCACGGAACCATTGAATCCGCAGTGCGAGCCACGAAGTTGGGCGCGTATGACTTTCTGGAAAAGCCGCTATCGCTCGATCGCACACTGCTCGTTCTGAAGAACGCAACCGAAGCACGCCGTCTTCGCCGGGACAACTCTGAGTTTCAGCAACAGCTTGCGCAGAAGGCGTATCTCACGGGCGAAAGCATTCCCATGAAGGCGCTGCGGCAGCAGATTCGCCTGATGGCTCCCACCAACGGTCGCGTGCTCATCTACGGTGAATCCGGCAGCGGTAAAGAGCGCATCGCACGCACCATGCATGCCGAGAGCTTGCGAGCGGACCGTCCCTTCATTGAACTGAATTGCGCAGCCATCCCAGAAGACTTCATTGAAAGTGAGCTCTTCGGCTATCGACACGGCGTTACTCCCGGCGGCCCTCCGGAGAAGCGCGGCACCTTCGAACGTGCGGATGGTGGCACGTTGTTTTTAGATGAAGTGGGTGACATGAGCCTGAAGACACAGGCGAAAGTGCTGCGAACACTGGATGAGCAGCGCTTCTATCCAGTGGGCGCATCGCAGCCCGTTCACGTCGATGTGCGTGTGATCGCCGCAACAAACAAGGATCTGGAAGACGAGATCGTGAAAGGAAATTTTCGCGAAGACCTTTTCTATCGTCTTAACGTCATCCCGTTTTATGTTCCTCCGCTTCGCGACCGCATGGAAGATATTCCATCGCTGGTGCAGGAATTCCTGAGCGAATTCGGCAGGGAGTATGGCCGTCCACGCATCGAGATTTCGCCCGACGCCATTGCTGCATTGAAGCAGTACGCGTGGCCGGGCAATGTTCGTGAACTGCGCAACGTGGTGGAGCGCGTGCTCATTCTAAATCCCAAGGCAATCCGCATCGAACGCAAGCATCTGCCTGCGCTGCTGTCGCGCGAGGGAACGGCGAAATCCAGAGTTGAAGATTTCGGCACACTGTTGCAGGCGCGTGAGGCTTATGAGCGTGACTACATCCTGAAAAAACTGGAAGAATGTCACGGCAACATAAGCCGCGCTGCGGAAGCACTCGGCCTGGAGCGCAGCCATCTCTATCGCAAGATGAAGGCGCTCGGCGTCACGATGAAGGAAGCGTAA
- a CDS encoding PAS domain-containing sensor histidine kinase: MGTTRQRKIVMIVLGVFLLLLFLGLAALNAFRLSFLTPDTLGGIFLFIAVAVLVFLIFLAILVLLMRNVLKLYAEQRSRVLGARLRTRMLLGAVLLSLLPVGCMYGFSYLLMNRAIERWFAQPSDHLRQESIAVSRDLSRYIAANARSEAEEIASVISEAGPDVTSATLQRAMQSHEVSLLGGFAQVYSGDVVVSRFHTPPDPAVLSVLQPPDTLPAEDEALSSPLQKRDGGTVNAMLLAGIRRNDEPILTAGGIDYILGSAHTSSGLLVVSGAPLPSGMTAHIATLNRAGQQYWQLFRMRQQVRATYMMLLMMITGLALFITSWLALHLSKQVTKPVEALADAMSAIAQGNYQQRVEASATEELGDLVQTFNTMADDLESSRRMVEKTTLQIFEANVEVEARRRELETMLQTIPNGVVMLDVDRRIRVVNRAFSEMLDPGGQRAFVGLLLDEVIAPESLEVIDRLLRRSHRMGSASAETEMPTHNGMLNLAITAAILETTSGGTRLPAGYVLVLENATELLRAQKQSAWKEVARRVAHEIKNPLTPISLNAEQIRRHIVRLGDLLQQHQLESLSVGTIRRSSEVISASVESMRGLVDQFSSLAEFPNAQPRPADLNTILENTLSLFAGRLTNITVVKSLQPRLPLVMADPEAIKRALSNLIDNAAEAMTGSLLREIHIETRRSEQSQGMLEIVVADTGPGVTDDMRERLFLPYFSTKQRGTGLGLTIVAKIMADHQGTIRAEKNLPTGARFLLELPIAAPVEGSGQHDIATTYESSASEFSKADTRNASA, from the coding sequence ATGGGCACAACACGCCAGCGCAAGATTGTGATGATTGTGCTGGGTGTATTCCTTCTCCTCTTGTTTCTCGGTCTTGCCGCGCTCAATGCGTTCCGGCTGAGCTTTCTCACGCCGGATACGCTGGGCGGTATCTTTCTCTTTATCGCTGTCGCAGTTCTTGTTTTCCTGATCTTCCTTGCCATCCTCGTTTTGCTCATGCGCAACGTTCTGAAGTTGTACGCAGAGCAGCGCAGCCGTGTGTTGGGCGCACGTTTGCGAACGCGGATGCTGTTAGGTGCAGTGCTGCTCAGCTTGCTGCCGGTGGGCTGCATGTATGGCTTCAGCTACCTGTTGATGAACCGTGCTATCGAGCGCTGGTTTGCTCAGCCTTCGGACCATCTCCGGCAGGAGTCCATTGCTGTATCGCGTGATCTTTCCCGCTACATTGCTGCGAACGCACGGTCGGAGGCGGAAGAGATTGCCAGTGTCATCTCTGAAGCTGGACCTGATGTAACATCGGCGACGCTGCAACGCGCCATGCAAAGCCATGAGGTGTCGCTGCTCGGAGGATTCGCTCAGGTCTATAGCGGCGATGTGGTGGTGTCGCGTTTCCACACGCCACCCGATCCTGCGGTCCTGAGCGTGTTACAGCCACCCGATACGCTCCCTGCGGAAGACGAGGCGTTGAGTTCGCCTCTGCAGAAGCGTGACGGCGGTACGGTGAATGCCATGTTGCTGGCCGGTATCCGGCGCAACGATGAGCCAATTCTCACGGCAGGTGGCATTGATTACATCCTTGGCTCTGCGCACACGTCGTCGGGTCTCCTGGTGGTCTCAGGAGCGCCGCTGCCCAGCGGCATGACGGCGCATATCGCCACGTTGAATCGCGCGGGCCAGCAGTATTGGCAATTGTTCCGCATGCGTCAGCAGGTGCGCGCCACCTACATGATGTTGCTGATGATGATCACGGGCCTTGCGCTGTTCATCACCAGTTGGCTTGCGCTCCATCTCTCCAAGCAGGTAACGAAGCCCGTAGAAGCGCTGGCCGATGCTATGAGCGCCATTGCGCAGGGCAATTATCAGCAGCGCGTGGAAGCATCTGCCACCGAAGAGCTCGGCGACCTGGTACAGACCTTCAACACCATGGCCGACGATCTGGAGTCCAGCCGCCGCATGGTGGAGAAGACCACGCTGCAGATCTTTGAAGCCAACGTAGAAGTTGAGGCGAGGCGTCGCGAGCTGGAAACCATGCTGCAGACCATTCCTAACGGCGTGGTCATGCTGGATGTGGATCGTCGCATTCGCGTGGTGAATCGAGCCTTCAGCGAAATGCTGGACCCAGGCGGTCAACGCGCCTTCGTGGGATTGCTGCTGGACGAAGTGATTGCTCCAGAAAGTCTGGAAGTAATTGACCGCCTTTTGCGCCGCAGTCATCGCATGGGTTCTGCTTCGGCGGAGACGGAGATGCCCACGCACAACGGCATGTTGAACCTTGCCATAACCGCGGCAATCCTTGAAACCACCAGCGGAGGCACGCGTCTGCCCGCGGGCTACGTGTTGGTATTGGAAAACGCAACGGAACTTCTGCGCGCGCAGAAACAGTCTGCATGGAAAGAAGTGGCGCGCCGTGTTGCACACGAAATCAAAAACCCGCTCACTCCTATTTCATTGAATGCCGAACAGATTCGTCGCCACATCGTTCGTCTTGGCGATCTGTTGCAACAACATCAGTTGGAATCTCTTTCTGTCGGCACGATTCGCCGTTCCAGTGAAGTGATCAGCGCTTCGGTGGAGAGCATGCGCGGGCTTGTGGATCAGTTTTCATCGCTTGCCGAATTTCCCAATGCGCAACCGCGACCCGCGGACCTGAACACCATCCTTGAAAACACGCTCAGTCTGTTTGCGGGGCGACTTACCAACATCACAGTAGTGAAGTCATTACAGCCGCGTTTGCCACTCGTGATGGCCGATCCCGAAGCCATCAAGCGTGCGCTGTCCAACCTGATCGACAACGCTGCAGAAGCCATGACCGGCAGCCTGCTGCGTGAGATTCACATTGAGACGCGACGCAGTGAACAGTCGCAGGGTATGTTGGAGATTGTGGTAGCGGACACTGGTCCCGGCGTCACGGACGACATGCGCGAGCGGCTCTTCCTGCCGTATTTCTCCACCAAGCAGCGCGGCACAGGATTAGGTCTAACCATCGTGGCAAAGATCATGGCGGACCACCAGGGAACCATCCGCGCGGAAAAGAATTTGCCCACCGGAGCGCGTTTCCTGTTGGAACTTCCCATTGCCGCGCCCGTTGAGGGGAGTGGGCAGCACGACATTGCAACGACTTATGAATCCTCCGCATCGGAGTTCTCAAAGGCAGACACTAGGAATGCATCGGCATGA
- the ald gene encoding alanine dehydrogenase has translation MIVGVPKEVKDHESRVGITPAGVRALVEAGHKVLVQTGAGELSAFPDDEYQNAGAEMVGSAYDTWRLADMVVKVKEPVEKEYQYFRPGLVLFTYLHLAPLPALTEALMEKQVTGIAYETVRDRAGSLPLLTPMSEVAGRLSVQVGAEYLQKTKGGRGLLLGGVPGVPPGNVVIIGGGIVGINAAKMALGLGAKVTIVDLSLNRLRDLDDIFNGRVFTLASNSYNIAKASSEADLLVGGVLIPGAAAPKLVTAAMVKKMKKGAVIVDVAIDQGGSIETARPTTHTDPVYEVDGVVHYCVTNMPAAVPNTSTLALTNATFPYVLKLANEGAEAAIKADAGLAEGVNTYKGTLTYQAVAESQDKSWKAVAELL, from the coding sequence ATGATTGTTGGCGTACCCAAGGAAGTCAAAGATCACGAAAGCCGTGTAGGCATCACCCCCGCCGGAGTACGCGCACTGGTAGAGGCTGGACATAAGGTGCTGGTGCAGACTGGCGCAGGCGAACTTTCCGCGTTCCCCGATGATGAATATCAGAATGCTGGTGCAGAGATGGTTGGCAGCGCCTATGACACATGGCGACTGGCGGATATGGTCGTCAAGGTCAAGGAACCCGTCGAGAAGGAGTACCAGTACTTCCGGCCGGGTCTCGTGTTGTTCACGTACCTGCATCTCGCGCCGCTGCCCGCTTTGACAGAAGCGTTGATGGAGAAGCAGGTCACGGGAATAGCGTACGAGACCGTGCGTGATCGCGCTGGTTCGCTGCCGTTGTTGACGCCCATGAGCGAAGTCGCAGGCCGTCTGAGCGTTCAGGTGGGCGCGGAATATCTGCAGAAGACGAAGGGCGGACGTGGCCTGCTGCTGGGCGGCGTTCCGGGTGTACCTCCGGGCAACGTGGTTATCATCGGTGGCGGCATCGTCGGTATTAACGCTGCGAAGATGGCGCTCGGCCTCGGTGCGAAGGTCACGATTGTTGACCTCAGCCTGAATCGCCTGCGTGATCTGGATGACATCTTCAATGGTCGCGTCTTCACGCTGGCATCGAACAGCTACAACATCGCGAAGGCCTCTTCAGAAGCTGATCTGCTGGTGGGGGGCGTGCTCATCCCAGGTGCTGCCGCTCCGAAACTGGTGACGGCCGCCATGGTGAAAAAGATGAAGAAGGGCGCGGTCATTGTGGACGTGGCCATCGATCAGGGTGGCAGCATCGAGACGGCAAGGCCCACCACACACACGGATCCTGTGTACGAAGTGGATGGCGTGGTGCACTACTGCGTCACGAACATGCCTGCGGCTGTGCCAAACACTTCGACCCTCGCGCTGACCAACGCAACCTTTCCCTACGTACTCAAGCTGGCAAATGAGGGCGCGGAAGCCGCCATCAAGGCCGATGCAGGTCTAGCGGAGGGCGTGAACACCTACAAGGGAACACTCACGTATCAGGCGGTTGCAGAGTCGCAGGACAAATCCTGGAAAGCAGTCGCGGAACTGCTGTAG
- a CDS encoding rod shape-determining protein: protein MPQNGYQGRTSRQRSMRSLFSLFSNDLAIDLGTANTLVYASGKGIVVNEPSIIAVNKVTNEVEAVGKEAKEMVGRTPGNIIAIRPMKDGVIADFRHTEKMLNYFIQKAHNRKMLVHPRIIIGVPSEITQVEKRAVEDSAYRAKASEVYLVEQAMVAAIGAGLPITEPGGNMVVDIGGGTTDIAVISLAGIVYSRSVRMAGNQMDEAVMNFLKRKYNLLIGERTAEMIKMEIGSAFPLDKPLTMEIKGRNLIEGVPKTITIDDSEIREALSESIATIMNAIRVALERTPPELSADISDRGIVLTGGGALIKNRDRRIREETGLPVSIADDPLASVVLGTGRMLNDFGLLRKVAID, encoded by the coding sequence ATGCCTCAAAACGGATACCAGGGCCGCACCTCCCGTCAGCGCTCCATGCGCTCGCTTTTTTCGCTGTTTTCGAACGATCTTGCAATCGACCTGGGAACCGCAAACACGCTGGTCTATGCCAGCGGCAAAGGCATCGTCGTCAATGAGCCTTCGATCATCGCCGTCAATAAAGTGACGAACGAGGTCGAGGCCGTGGGCAAGGAAGCCAAAGAGATGGTTGGCCGCACCCCCGGCAACATCATCGCCATCCGCCCGATGAAGGACGGCGTGATCGCCGATTTCCGGCACACGGAAAAAATGTTGAACTACTTCATCCAAAAGGCACATAACCGCAAGATGCTGGTTCACCCGCGCATCATCATCGGCGTGCCTTCTGAGATCACGCAGGTGGAAAAGCGCGCCGTGGAAGACAGCGCGTATCGCGCCAAGGCCTCTGAGGTGTATCTCGTGGAACAGGCCATGGTGGCCGCAATTGGCGCAGGTCTGCCCATCACAGAACCCGGCGGCAACATGGTTGTCGACATCGGCGGCGGCACCACGGATATTGCCGTCATCTCGCTGGCAGGTATCGTCTATTCCCGCTCGGTGCGCATGGCCGGCAACCAAATGGACGAAGCCGTGATGAACTTCCTGAAGCGCAAGTACAACCTGCTGATCGGCGAGCGCACTGCGGAAATGATCAAGATGGAAATCGGCTCGGCGTTCCCGCTGGACAAGCCGCTGACCATGGAGATCAAGGGCCGCAACCTGATTGAAGGCGTGCCGAAGACCATCACCATCGACGACTCCGAAATCCGGGAAGCCCTAAGTGAATCGATTGCCACCATCATGAATGCTATTCGCGTGGCGCTGGAACGGACCCCTCCAGAGTTGTCCGCCGACATCAGCGACCGTGGCATTGTGCTGACGGGTGGTGGCGCGTTGATCAAGAACCGGGACCGCCGCATCCGCGAAGAAACGGGCCTGCCCGTCTCCATTGCGGACGATCCGCTGGCTTCCGTGGTACTGGGCACCGGCCGCATGCTGAATGACTTCGGCCTGTTGCGCAAGGTCGCCATCGATTAG